The Syngnathus acus chromosome 2, fSynAcu1.2, whole genome shotgun sequence genomic interval GAGCAATACTCAGTCACTATTAACTACTTGACATGATTCATCCAGCAGCCAGACTGCCTCATTGTGCATTATCAGTGTGTCATTGCATTACAGCGCTGACGGCAACGCACCCGTTGCAACACTGCTTTGCGTCACCACAGATGTGCGATGGGATGGCGATGTCATCCTCATAATCAAGTCACATGGAATGGAGTGGAACATCTGATATGATTTTTGACCTCGGTTTCTGAAACTTTGCCACACTACAATTGCTGTCATGCCATCACAGTCAGTTGACagtgatttaaaataaaatcaagagCATTCAATGGTGCCactatgtgtttttttcatcaaagATAATGGTATTTTGTAAGCACTGATGATAATTTACTTGTGTTTATGTAAACAGTCTTCAGTTGCATAACTACTTTGTGTACTGTACAGATTTTTGCCATCATTAATGACTTGGTCACATATTTGtgaacaaaatgtaatttcaaTTTCTTTAATCATATAAATAACTAAATTCTATAAAGAATtccttaaaaatatattttgtaaacactgAAGACAATTTTataatacttttatttttgcaaacaaataatttagtcaagtcaagtttatttgtatagccctaaatcacaaacaaataatttagtcaagtcaagtcaagtttatttgtatagccctaaatcacaagcagtctcaaagggcttcacatcgacaaaaattgacaattattctcaaagcatcccctgatcttaagctcccaaaagggcaaggaaaaactcaaaaaaaccctaccaggggaaaatgagaaaccttgagaagggaccacagatggaaggatccctctttagtcttcattttcataacaCTTGTCATTAATGGAAGATATTTTTGTCTCAagattgtgtgtttgtaaaaaaagacaatatcGTAACTAATTTCGTAAATACTGAGAGAACCAtgctaagaaaaaaatctgtaaattCCAAAATAGTCTTCAATGTCATGACATTCATGTGTTTGTAAACACTGAAGCAAGCTTCCTTGCGAGCCCCTCATGCACTGCGCCTCCTCCACCATGCACTGTGTAACGCTATGGAGAAATCACACTCCCACAACGAACCTTCATCAGCTTCATCCTGCCACTGTCGCTCCTGTCCAGGCTGCGACTTCTCTCGGACGGGCTCCTGACCAACGGCACCGCTGCCACCACGTCCTCCCCGCACCAATCCGAACTCAGGATGCAACCCATGTAGGTGGACGGGTCCTGACCTCGGGGATGTCTCCCCTTCCTATTCACCACTGGTCCTCGTCTTCCCGGTCCTCTGCAAAGCCTCTCAATCGGGCTCCGGGCAGCTGTTTTTGTCAGCCAGAAAAAGAGATGGAGGCCCTTCCCCTTTTCCTGGCTCTGGTACAGCCTGGCTCGACTTGCGAGAAGGGACAGAGGGGAGGATATGCTAACCCCCCTTTCCTTTCCAAGTACACTTTACAAACACTTCTTACTCAACTCCATGCTGGCACTTGCTGCTCCATTATTCTGCTTttcccacacacactttccgACTTGCCTCATTCCTTTGACTCTCCAGAATCCATCTACActttcttcacttttttccccattcttcCCATCCCAAGAACACATCTCCCTCTCCTGCCCGCTCTGCCTCTGCCGCTCAGCTCGGTTACCTCACtcttatatatacacacaattACCTCTCTGTTCTTATCCCCTCCTCCCTCTCATCTCATCTCCTTGGGCTTCCTGCCCCCAGATGCAGGCGGCCTCCCCTCGGCCGGCTTAGTCGTAAAGCACATTGTTGGTATTGTCTGGAAAACAAGCCAGAAAACCACAGCGGTGACGGCGGCAGATAGGATGCTTGTCACGCCGCCAACTCAGCCCCAGACTCTTGTTCACTGTGCTCAAGTATGTAAACAACATACATATGGTCCAATCAGCCAAGATATCCTGAAAGGGGAGCCAACTCTTTCAGCCGAGAGAGCGCAGAAAATACTCCGCACGTGTTTCTAggttcttgtttattttgaaatgattctgTTGTGATGGTTGCGCATGAGCTCACAAGGCTTGCACAAGAGAGAGCAGACCCCCTTAAAAGGCAAATTCTGTATGCACCTCCACAAGCCCCCACCCTAccctccacatctttgttatTGCAAGCATTTTGCCTCAAGAAAGCTTCCCAGGAGACCTTCCTTGGACACAAATCAATTCCAGAGAGACGAGTAGATCCCCCTAAAGCCCTGCATTGAACAATCTCACCTTTCTTTGGAAGTTTCTGCTGTCAGACATGAGGTCAGAATGCAGCGTTTACAACGATATCCCTCCTCCTGGTTTTACATGCTATGAAATTAACTCCAACTAATCAACTGTGAAGATTTCTCACTTATACCCAGTGAAAACCTGATTTTCCGCTTGCAAAATAGGGGGGGAGGGCTCACAAACCCTCTTTTACACAGTTTTATTGGCCAAAGTGTTTTTCAGCTGTAGCAAGCAGCATATTTGGCAGGAACAGTCTAACACTCAGTATGTACTCTGGATGAACAAAGATTGATGGTTTATTTCTGGAAGATGGCGAAATGAGGAGAAGGTGGAACAACAGAGTGAGGGCTAGGTCGGAGGGAAGAGCccagacaacacaaaatgaaaccaaaaaagggaaaagccCAGAGAAAGAGAATGGTGGGGTaaacagaaagaaacaaaCGTTATTCTTTCTTTGAAGAAAATTTAGGAGCCATAGCAGCAAAGGTATTTTGGTCTGTTTGGCAGTGGTGTGACCCATTGTGTGTGGCTTTACAGCATGTTTGTTGGGCCAAAAATAGCAACAAAAATAGATGCTATGTTGTGTCCTCATGGTGAGGTCTCGTAAAGCATTGCAATGTTAAAAATATGCTGTCTCacagtttttttattccatgttTTGTCTCTTGGGGCAGAATTTATGGGCAGGATGCAATGTTAACATGTTAATAAATCACCAGTGTTTTTCCTTTAATGTATTcatataatttaataaaatcacattttatttatgtatatgtAGTTAATTATTTTGGTAACGAGGGTcatgaaaatgcaatttaccAGCTCTACACTTGGTGGAgcaatttcattcaaattatgTTATCATGTACACCCATTCTGGACAATGTATTTGGGCATATTTGTCCATTTCTCACGGTACTGCATTTTTGGGCAGAGAGAAATTCTTTATAACACAGAGAGTATGGGGCTTACGGAGAGAACTGAGAAAGAATTAAAATCTTAAAAACATTGGGATATGGACTATCTAGTCATCGACATCCATGAATATATTCTCATTGTCTGGCAATTTTATGGgatttttttgaatgaaagTATGATTtaggacaaaaatatttgccagTTCAAACAGGGATAGAAGAAAACATGTCAATTTAACACTTGTAACACCATGACCCCGCAAAACATTTCATGGGACATGTTTGTTAAAGGGCAAAAGAAATATGGAAAGTACAAAAGACGGAAACTGAGTGTCTAGGTCAGTCTGCTCGGTCATCATGGAAAGGATGGAAGGAAGTTGATCTTAAAAGTCAGGTCGAGACCTGTTATGTCCAGAATAATGTGATGATGACGCcgcaaagagaaaaagagcCCACTTTGAAACTCTCTGTGCAGCATAAATCAGACTGTCAAAAGCTAACAGCAGTTAACAAACGCTAACGAGTGCTACACTAGAAtagtaaaaaatgtcaatattttagCAGCTAAGTACAGAGCCAAGTGTCAGCGACATTATTTTCTCACGTCTGCAAGCTTTTCGAGCACGCCCAGTTGATTCTGTTGTGTAAGTTGTTTGAAGGCACTCACCTAAatggttttcattttctttctgacCAATTACAAGATTACACCACTTAAATCAATAATTTTATTAACTCAGTGACCACTGCCAGTTTTATCTGTATACAAAATTTGTTGTCCATTAAACCACAATTCAGTCAAATGATGCAAAACTGAATGCAAAACTGAATGCAAAACAAGAATACAATGCAAACTATATTTAAAAGGGTAAAAACACGATTGAAGGTAATTCCGTTCTACAAGTGATCTTCAAGGTTTCCCTGAAGACAACAAAAGGGACTAAAGTTGCAGTCAAGATTATTCAGCCCTCATGCACATTTGCAAAATGTAcacaattttttcaaaaagtggaggcatgcatttttaaatgtgtcattttgttgGATCATTTTCAATGACTGATGAGTTTGTGAAGAGGTTGTTTGATTTTAGGTGCACAACTGAATAGAATGGTTGGTATTATAGTTACATGCAGATGTAGAAAGACTCCAAGCTCAAGTCCTTAttgttggttgtttttgtctgcaaGCCTCTTCTTGAGTTCAGAATTCTCCTTTTGTAGCATTTTGttctgaaaatgacaaaacagtgAGAATGCAGTGAACATACTGTCTCATCAATATGCAGCAGGGCTGCTGACCTTGTGCCTGAGGGCCTCCACTATCAGGTCTCGACTGCCTCGGacactttcttcttttttcgcGGCGCGGAAGACATCGCCGATGGCGGAGACCAGCACGTATGCCTGGGAACAAGTTTTGGAAGTTGGGGTCCACCGATAGGCCACCATCCCGTTGTGCGAATGTACGCATGCTCACCAAAGTCTCACTCTTGAACAAGTAGCAGTGGTACATGTCCACCGCAGGGTGCTTGGCCACAAAGCCAAACACTTTGGGCGACAAAGGCAAGACGGCGCAGAAGGAAAtagtggggagagggcaggtGTACAGCAGAAACTGACAGGCGGACAAAGTCATGTCACATGCTTGGACGCTTTAAGGTCTACATAGGTTGGAGCACAccttggttttgttttccaacacGTCAATCCCACTCAGAGACACGAAGAGATGGACTTTGCTCTTCTTAGCCTTGTCTGAGGAGTATGGGTCAGGCGTCTTCAGGATGACAAGGAAGAGCTTTACAAGTCAATTACCACATGATGTTCATCTTCAAATCATTACACGGGAGAAAAAGTATGGCACACAGACCACATACAGTACAGACTCTTTTATTCTAGGAATCAAACTTCATGTAAAGGGTACAACTACGTTTCCGTAATACCTTAAGGTTCTGAGCTGCTTCCTCCAGGATATTAAGTCCATTAGGGTGGACCACCTCCACTCGCCCAAGAAACTAGGTACAGTATGCCAGAATTTAAGTGCACCGAGATCGCACATACGTAATTCTTTTAAGTGCTAAACTATTGCAGTCAACGATCAATAGTGAATAGTTACCTTCACTGTAAAAGAGATCTCATtgtcatcctctgtgtcactcaTCCTTCCCGGTAGCAGATTCAGCCAGGTGGGCAACTActattcatatttatatacagtatacacacacatttgaaagCACAAACAAGAGGTcaacacaataataaataatgggAATACAAAGTAACTTGAGCTTACCGTTTTGGCAGTAGACAATACAGGATTTCCTTGAGTGGACGGGAGTAAAGTCTGCTGGAGTTAATGAACAACTTACGTCTTCCTTATTGTATGTTATCAGATGTTCATCATGACCACTGGCAAGTGACAATTACAAGTGATTTTGAATTGgaaatgcatttaaagacGCACACAACAAAACTTCCATATGACCTGGATTTATTAATATGCTTACAGTAAGAGCCACTTTGTGGTTTCTTCTCAATACAGGCTGAATATTCAATAGTGACATGATGAAACTGGGAAAAGGCAACATGAGGGAATTTCAGAGCCTAAAATAAACAGTTGACAGAGCAGAAATTCAAGATACAATTAGCGATGGTTGAGCCAGTTTTAGCATATATGTTAACCTTTgtaggatttctttttttaaaattaggTTTGGTCTTAAATGAGCAGCTCAAGACAGATTTGCTTCCATACTACAGTGTCCCCCATGCACTACAAAGTaatcacaaacaaacaaagccagAAATGACAGTGATCCTGTTTGTTTAAGGCTCGGAATGCGTGTGAGTCATTTGTCTGTGACAGCTGAAAAATGCACAGGAACTATCCCTTTGTCAATTGTGGTACATACTGGTAGGATAGAGCCATCCAAAGCATTGTTGAGGACCCAATATTAATCAATAAAAACTGCAAactatatttgttttcttctctctccaAAACAATTTGGTGGTACAATGAAAGGCTCAATTCcagaatatttattatttgtgcaTCTAAGAGTTGTTGACCGACATCGCCTCAATGGCGTCGGGGAGGTTCTGGTCTCCTGCCTGCTTATTCTTCTGTTTCTTAGCCTTTTTGGACATCTCCTGGTCGATGGGTGCAGGCTTGACAAACTTGATGATTTCATTCATACCTTGATTGGTAAACAGCAGAGACAAGTGGACAAATCTGGTATTACAAACGAGCAGTTGGtcaccccctcccttcctgtacAATTAATGTACACTGCACACCCACAGTTTGTTGGGGACAGAAGACGTTCGACTGctgcaaataacaaaaatccCAGAGTACAGCGGAAAGTCCTGAGGTAAACTTTCACTGGCCCATTTACCTTTAACCTTTCTATGTTAACTATAACTCCCAGATGACTGTGTATTCTCAGTTGAATAGTTTAATGGAATCCAAAAAGATCAATAACAACCCTGCAAACATTTTCTGTCAGCTGCAGAAGGTCTAACCTTTGTGAAATGGTTACTTGTTCTCATACTGTTTTAGCCACGCCCATGCAAGCAGGCAACTTTGCCTAGCCCAAGTCCACGGGCTTAACTGGATTCCACTGGTAAGTCTGCCAAAAGTGCCATCAATGAAGCATATTTTCCTATTAGACAGGCTTTGGCTTcaacaaataactcatttcaACATGGCACCAAAGCCATCACTGTATATTAGAATGGACTTTGGGTGGCCATTATACGAGATGTGACGGAAAAATGCAGCtttataccgtaattttcggactataagtcgcgtttttttttcatagtttgggtgggggggcgacttatactcaggagcgatttatatacatatatatggggttttttcacttttttgggcattttatggctggtgcgacttatactccggtgcgacttatagtccgaaaattacggtacatgcaAACAGGCAAGACTCGTCAAGTCTTGAAGTTCAAGTTCAGTTGGTACAGGATTTTTTACCAAGTCCTGTAACTAAAGTCTGACGTGAATCTGCATTGGGTTCAACCGAATTTGAGGGTGGTGTTCATGGTCTTAATATACAAGAACATTTACAGCTTGGCTGCGACtagctggcaaccagttcagggtgtcccccacctactgcccgatgactgctgggataggctccagcacgcccgcgacccccgtggggataagcggtacagaagatggatggatggatggatggatggattgatttACAGCTTGGTAACTGCTTACCAGGAGGCATGAATTCCCTGAGCTTCTCTGGAACAATGATGCCCTCCTCTGTTTGGTAATTCTCCAGGATGGCACACATCACACGTGTGGTGGCACACATGGTGGCGTTAAGCATGTGAACAAACTCTGCCTGGAaacaggggggaaaaacagtGTCTTGAGTGTACAGCCATAGATGATAAGCGTGTTTAGGACTTTCACTAGAGAATATTTGTACGATCGGATGTTCTATCGTTTATTTCATCAAATAATCAAACAAtcataaaattttattttgtaagaaagtgtattattaaactattTTTCCTATTTACTGTTGTTTATTATGTATTGTTTTGTgatgaaaagaacaaaataatcaaacagCATTACATAAGCAGGATTGATGTTGTATTCACCAAACTGATTCGCCTACTGGTGCAgttattgttttccaaagtttaCAAATATCTTGTTCTGATTAAacaaagattttgttttttcataaatgaatacataaatGAACGAATAATTACTGTTTAGAGGCTGAGATTTGGATTTGGACAAttctaaagtaaaaaaaatggctataAACGATTCCTCGATTATTAAAGTAGTTGTCAATTACTTTGACAATCTTGTtgaataattgattaattttgGAGAGACATCAAGGTATTTCCAAAAATAGTTTCCTAGAACAACCAAATTACCGTGAAtggcaaaaagtaaaaaccctAACACATAGGATTATGGTTGATATTTTCTCGTTTAAAAtagtcacacacaaacagaaagtGTTTAGAGAGAAAACAAGTTAGACCTGAAATCGCACCCACGTCTGATTGTTGCTAACAATTAATGAAATTCATTAGGTCTCACTTGCTTCATTTTGACTTCACTGACACTCACGGCATTTAATTCCActttaaacacttttgatgACCAAAAATCAATTGATCAACATAATGTCTAAACTGCTGCACTTTTCCCACCTTGTCCATCATCTTTTTGGTCTGTCCGTAGCGGATACGCAAGCGTCTGGCCTGGTAGTCTGTGCAATTGGAACAGGAGACCAGCTCTCTGAAAGCCCCAGAGCCCGGGAACCAGGCCTCCAGATCAAGCTTCTTACTAGCAGCATGATTGAGGGCACCTGAGGATGAATGAGATCAAGTTAATTTGGAGAAATCAAATGTAATACTTTTTAAGGCTCTGCAGACAAACTACATGTTAATAGATGGCCATTACTGTAAATAACATTctattgtgtgttttaaaacaacaacagatgTGGAGGAAATTTGACATACCAGAGACGATGTTGACAATGCGGTAAGGAATACGGAGAGACTGATAAAAGTGTTCCGCAGTCCCGATCATTTCATCAAACATCTCCCACGATTTTCCATCGTGCGGCGATGCGTAGACAAACTGCTCAATCTAAGCcgagagagacaaaaaaattgacatttcCCTGCCACTTATCGAGTCATAACCACTTTGGTCCGACAAGGCCAACCTTCTCAAACTGATGCACCCTGAAGATTCCACGCGTGTCTCGACCGTGGGAGCCCACTTCCTGTCTAAAGCAGGTGGAGAAGCCGCCGTAGCGTATGGGCAGATCCTCGGGCTTCAGCCACTCTTCCCTCAAGAAAGCTGCGATGGGCTGCTCAGAAGTGGCGATGAGGTACTTCTCGTCGATGGAGTTGTCATCTGCTTGTTCGCTCCCTTTACCAATGACCTACATAGAAACACAGGGGACAAATGAGTAAAACTTATAAATTATTGAGTGGCTAATGGTAATGGGTTTAACCTGGTTTTATGAATTAAGGTGGCGAATTAGAGAAAACAGGCCTACTTCTGATCGtctttttattcatatatgCTGTACACCCCATCAGTGGACTAAAATGGCAACAATGACACTAACAGTAAAAGTTAACAGTCTGTACTTGATAGTGTGCATGAGATGTTGTGATGATTATGGGAAATTGGTGCCAAACAAAAACTACAAAATGCTATTTCAGACTTTcagattgatttgatttctttgCGAAAATGGGTAAAATGTGTTTCAGAAACCCGTTTCAAGTATGACATCTTTTGGTATCATTTACCTTATAAAGCTCTTCATCAAATTGGCTGAGCTGGGCAACTTCCTGCATGACTTCTTTCCTCATAAAGAAGGGCGTGTAAAGCATGGTGTAGTTCTTGCTATGCAAGAGCCTCATGGCGTAATTGATTAGAGCCTGTTCAAGGAACACCAGCGGGCCCTGAACACAACAAGAGAGTGAAGCAGTAAGAAAGGCAAAAAACAGGAGAGTCCAGGAGCATGCTTAATCAGTTCACCTTCAAGAAGTAGCCTCTACTCCCAGCCACGACGGCTCCTTTCTCCCCCTCAAAGCCGTCTATCATGACCACCAGGTCAACATGGGAGTACTTCTTCTGGACACTGCAGTCACCCCATGTCCGCTCCACCTTGTTGTCTGCATCCTGCAAAGTCAGGAGATTTGTAAACGATGGgcaaaaaaagtgtgattGACTTCGCTACACGAGTTGGTCAGATTTCAGGAGTGACTCACTCAAATGATTGAAAGGCTggatttccatccatctttaaCCTCACTAATTGTCACAATTATTAAAGTCTAACTCAAAAGTGAAGGCACTTTTTAAGGAGATGCAACAAATGATTCATTAACCTGATTGACATGGCATTAGAAGCATAATTTGCCTGCGTAACGTCAATCTCATGCACTTCACTGTCACCGAGACCAGGGATGTGATAAACAGCATGTGGCTTCTAAAGCCATCTCCAGCGCTCCCTGTTCCAGTTCATATAAGCCAACTCAAAACAATTCCGCCATACTATTTACTACATAGAAAAGCGTCTTCATCCCCTGCTGTATTACGCCTGTGCAGTAATTTCCAGTGAAAATTCTTTCATCCAATTCAAAACCCACCTCATCGTTGCTGATGGGTACAGACGGGTGCAGAAGATTGCCAATCTCCCTCAGGTACGAAAAGCGTTCCGCCTCCAGCTTCAACCGTTCGCTATCAGTTTTTACCATAGTCTCATCCACCAACACACGCACCTTCTTGATTTGGGTCACTGTTAGGGCCTGCACAGAGTGAGGAAACAATATTTAAAGGTTAAGTATTCACAAAAGGCGTTGAAGGGAACAAGTTATGGaaacttgactttttaatgGCAAATAGTTGGTTCTCTGGAGTACCTCACCAATCAGTAAGTATAAAATTAAACAACAAGTCTACAATTATCTATTTCCAAAAAATGCAGTTTTGAATTTCTCTGGCTTATGACATGACTGAGTGTTTGGTTTTCAGCCTTTATGTGGCAATTTGTTCTGCCACTGGACTATGGAGTGGCATCATCATGTCAAAGCCAAAAAAGGTAAACACAGTTGCagtgttagcattagctcaATGTGTCCACTTCATGTGCCACATGCATGGATCCACTAACCTATTTAACAAATATGGCATCTTGTCAAATAATTTGGCAGCAGGTGATAAAAGACTGCATAGTCACTTGCCTCGTTGCAGGCTCATAGTGCCAGTTTGCTTCCGGTTGGAAAAAGATGTACTTGCCATTGGCATAGCTGCACAGGACGAGCAGTatcacaaaaccaaaaaatttcaaaacgGTGGTAAAAGTAGATGTTACATGTGCTGTAAATATTTATAGATTTTGGTGGATGACTGTCAGAAACCTTGTATGAAGACATCTTTTTAGTGCAAACGTGCGCTCACATATCACATACCGAAAGTGTATCTGCTGTGAGCACCTCCAGATTCTGTGCCGCCTCTGGAATAGACTCATCCTCGCCAACCGGTTCTTTCCTCTTTAACGACATGATGGGCCAAAGGTCAAATTTAgatatcattttttattgtacattccttttttttaaaaaagtcaagAATGTACCTTCATTTTCTCCCCAATACTCTTGCTGCAAaggttttttgctttgttgagGTTGTCTGCAGTGAAGCGGCCTGTTTCAGATGGGGGAAGACAGTGAGAGATGAATCATGGGAATATGTTTCTCATAAACAGCTGTTATGCCACCATGCTGACAGACAATTTTGCACAATTATATTATAGTCTAGCATGCACAAGCAATCGATGTAACAAACAACACTACGTGTCTGCAGTGTGGGTCACAATGACAAGCGTGGAGGAGTCAGCCAGCTGGGCGAGGTAGTCAAACTGCAAGCGGGGATTGCGTCAGATTGCACGATGCTAGCCAGCGAAATTAATCCAACTCAACCTTAACCCTGCCAAAAGACACGCCTTTTGTTGAAACTTCCGTTGTGCCTGTGTGTAGATTTAGCATTGCACCTTTTGGGTTTACTCAGTTAAGCGAAATATATTGCCTTTTGGTTTACTTTGTCTACAGGGTGATGCTAATATTAGCACCACAGCGAAGTCGCATATGCAACCTCACACATCACATTAAACCCTGTTGAAAAATGCTTACTGTCACGACTAAATTAGAGAGAGTCGTTTGACTAGTAAACTGGAAACAACACGGTACATTCGGGAGGAATGAAACCCGCTCACTGTAACGATTGTAATTGTAAATCGCGTAAGGCACTGCCACCTGCACTGCAGTCTAAAGTTAAAGCCAACGTAGCGCTGGTTCgcacagaaacaaaataaatatggatTAAACCGAGTATTTTAATTGCTTCACTGTGCATTGTAATGCCGAACAGTGGCAATGCCCTGACATTATCGGTACATTTCACTTATTGAACAATCGACACATAAACGACATACAGAACTGGCAATATTAAAATCATTGAAATCTTTATGGAGTTGTGCTGACGTTAGCAACTTGCTCGGGTGATTGAATGAGTTGGGCGGCATCTTACACTTTCTCCATTCTGTGTCCGCGGCGACCAGTTTATCGACGAGGGTAACATCTTTAAAGCGTTTCCTTTGGACCTCACGGACGAGTTCAGGATCGCCGCCTTTGTCGGTCCGAAACAGGTCCAAGTCGAGCAC includes:
- the LOC119139827 gene encoding PTB domain-containing engulfment adapter protein 1-like, producing MSDTEDDNEISFTVKFLGRVEVVHPNGLNILEEAAQNLKTPDPYSSDKAKKSKVHLFVSLSGIDVLENKTKFLLYTCPLPTISFCAVLPLSPKVFGFVAKHPAVDMYHCYLFKSETLAYVLVSAIGDVFRAAKKEESVRGSRDLIVEALRHKNKMLQKENSELKKRLADKNNQQ
- the sars1 gene encoding serine--tRNA ligase, cytoplasmic, translated to MVLDLDLFRTDKGGDPELVREVQRKRFKDVTLVDKLVAADTEWRKCRFTADNLNKAKNLCSKSIGEKMKRKEPVGEDESIPEAAQNLEVLTADTLSALTVTQIKKVRVLVDETMVKTDSERLKLEAERFSYLREIGNLLHPSVPISNDEDADNKVERTWGDCSVQKKYSHVDLVVMIDGFEGEKGAVVAGSRGYFLKGPLVFLEQALINYAMRLLHSKNYTMLYTPFFMRKEVMQEVAQLSQFDEELYKVIGKGSEQADDNSIDEKYLIATSEQPIAAFLREEWLKPEDLPIRYGGFSTCFRQEVGSHGRDTRGIFRVHQFEKIEQFVYASPHDGKSWEMFDEMIGTAEHFYQSLRIPYRIVNIVSGALNHAASKKLDLEAWFPGSGAFRELVSCSNCTDYQARRLRIRYGQTKKMMDKAEFVHMLNATMCATTRVMCAILENYQTEEGIIVPEKLREFMPPGMNEIIKFVKPAPIDQEMSKKAKKQKNKQAGDQNLPDAIEAMSVNNS